One Bombus terrestris chromosome 15, iyBomTerr1.2, whole genome shotgun sequence genomic window, tcataattttttgaatataattaaaacgtTAGAACCTAGATGAAAAATTGCTTTACGAAGTAAACATTATAGAGAgtattatactttggatatcTACGTATGCATTTACAAATtcctcataaatgcataaacaccCGCGTTCTAATTCCGACAAATCTTTGagcttttatataatttttacttcTACTCTTTCGTCAAAATTCAGTAACCTGAATACGATAAATCCAGCTGGCTTCGAGCATGTTTCCCATATTCTACGAACGCGATCCAACACAAGGACGATCGCCTCACTACCGATGGAATAATACCCCCTCGCGAAATTGTTCGACGCGTCTTCTTTCCCAGTGATCAATGACTCGGGATTGAAAAGAGCTTTATAAACGCCAGTCCTAATCTCGTCGATCACGGTAGGCTCTAAATCGATGATTAACGTGCGTGGCGTCAATTTTCTTGCCTAAAAATGAATTTCCATGTAGTCAGAGTGTTTGCATTCACTTCAGCGAtatttttttatcgaaattcaATAACGCGTAATGCACGTAATACGCGGCAGAAGTGAAAGATAACAAAATCACGTTGAAGGCTTTCAAGTAgtattaaaatcagaaaatcaatgaacatatatttgttacatttttctaCTGTGATTTTCAGACAGCAAGAGGTTATCTTacattttcgtcttattttcgAACATAGAACAGTTTGCCGTCAATTATCTGTATCTACTCGAGAATTAGCCAAGTTCACGTATATTTGACAAGTTTTGGAACACTATTTTCTCAAGAGTAAAGCCTCCAATGCAATTTTTACAGATTCTatatccttgatttttatttcattttgaataGCCTTTTAATCTTAGTTTCAGTAGTCATAGAAtcttctttcaatttcatttccaaCACGAATTACAGTATGTAACGTATTTATGTACGCCACagtgtatattaatatttgaacgatcgcttattatatatttcctcACTTGTGTCTCTGAAAAAAAAGCATGCATAGAAGGGTCCATTGGATAATAGCCCTGATGAAGAGAACCGTTTGGAGACACACCATGTTCCAGACAAAATAATTCCCAACAAGCATTTGCTATTTGCGTGCCAGCCTGTCCTATGAAAATCGTTATTATTTCACTTGGTCCTTCCATCCCTTAACCATActcgaaattataaatttccgATGAATTTCCATTTGCGATGAATGAACAATGAACGCCTCATGTTTCAAGTAACATGAGGTTACGCCAGAAATTTTGATCATTAtcttacattttttttcttttcttattttctaacgaaacatttttatttatatatctgtCAGAGTGACAAGTTCAAAAGACAGTGAACCTATTCGTTTTTGGAAGAACGTCAAATTTTTCGTCATATCCATagcaatgtaaaaaatatttgaacgaatCTGTAATGATAAGGCAGGGATGAGTGTCTGATTCGGGAAATGTTTATTGCGCgacattacataataaataacaaagtttCTCAAATGTTATCTACGTCTTCGACGATAATTTTTAAAAGTGCGCAATTGCAACAAGATTGCGGATTAACAATGTTAGGTACATTTTTACATCCACTCTGTACAATCTCATGGAATATTCGTCACTGTGTTACATATTTACTTCTATTTACGAACATCCAGCTGGCAGTACCTTAATTGATAAATCAACTACTTTATTATTCACATACATGGACGCATGATCTTTGTAAATCCACTTTTGAACGAAATACACGTTTTGTGTTTCATTGATATGTATTTTGATCCCTTTGAAGAACCCCAAATGAACAAAAATAAGTACTAATATACATTAAGTTTGGATACGTTACATCATTTCTCCTCGTGTTACGAAATGTTAATTCTAATATATATGAACTTCAAAATTCTATGATAAGAAACTGAATACTGTAGCAATTTGTCATGTTGGCTTTTGTACTATTACAGACCTGACTTAATTTTGTATACAGTATCTGTATCTTATTTggcgaaatattttaataaaagaattacGTTTGTTGTGCAACACTTTATGTTGACGTAAAGTCAAAAAGTGGCATCTCAAGAGGAGTTAAAGGTGGCAAAGGTGCAAGTCTTAAGGAATGCGCGTTATCTAGTCTAGCTTCGTCATTAAGGTTAGCAGACACTGCATGAAGTTGTTCGGTCAACTGTCTCACTTCCTCTTCCTTTGCCTCCAATTGACTTAACAAACTACCAACCAGACAGCGTAATTGGCAATTAACAGTTTTGAGTTCTTCTATAACAGTGTTTGTATCCTTTGGATATTTGAAAGCTTTGTCCTCGCTGCTAGGTATTAAGATTAGACTTAAAAGACTATCCTGCTCATCGATGGTTCTATATATAGCTTGCCGTATAGATCCATCAAATTTATCATTTGCAAACTCAGACGTATCTTTCTCAGCCTGTTTAGCTGCTTGTTTGCTAAGAATTTCCCTTTGTTGATTTTCCAACGTAGTCTTGTACTCTTCATATTGTGCTTGTTTCattctaaaaaaataaattttcataagaaCAAATATCCTTTGCATCTTATAGCGAGAAAAGAGATGATTATTACCTAACTACAGCAGCTTGTCTTTTATGGTAATCACATTGAAGGGCCAGAGATTCTAAAGTAATGAATGAATGGAAAGAGGAAATGACAATTGGCTGGGTCTGACTAGATAAATTAGAAGTCTTCAAATGAACAAATCTAGATTCCAGTTGTGCGTGTGCCTCTGCTAGAAGACTAGCCACTGTTTCGTGACACTTGGCTGCCTCTTCGAAACGACCTTCTTGCAACAATGCCTCTGCTCTCCTTTGTCTTTCGTGTGCCTTTGGTAGAAAAAATTTCATATCAATGTTTATGCAACACATTAATCAAAAAGATCTAAACACTAACAGTACCAAACAAAATTAACATATGACATTCGACAATTCAATATCAAAATACGACGTAGCTTGCACAGTCGTATGTTTTTGTAAAATTCAGTCGACTAGCTGATGCAAAAGTACATTGTATATAGcgattaatatttgaataatgcATAAACTACGCACATATGACGAAGGTAAAATTATTAGTCACACATGACGATaagatattgaaaaaaatacaaTGGCATTTACCGCGTTTAGGATTGATGTCTCCATGGTTGATCAGCTGATTGAATCACAGAATAAAAACAGAGAGGCAACATGTGGGTTATTTTCTGTTACGGTAGGAAATGACATACTTACCGACCGAGCATACAGAATAATGTGCAACAAGTTCAAACGATACGGGCGATACTAGACAGAGAGAGCGATAGTGTACcacaaatatagaaaaattttagATCGAAGCCTCCTGCATTATCTATACGTTCAAGGCTAATGCATTTAGCTCTCAAGTATTGCTCTTAATGCTATTTCATCTATGTTATACTAAATGTAATTGTTTATACGTTAGTTGTGGTATGAATGTAAAAAATGGAACGAGATTGGAGGCCACTCTGGTAGAGCGTAATTCATTCTGGTGGATCCATTTTCATCCTCGTGGATCGAAATTTATTAACATTAAGTATATAAGTATACACATCCACTTCCACGTAGATCTGTATTTCCACGCAATAGATATTGAATTTCTACGCAATTATACTGTAACTAAATATcatatttcttacaaaaatgtattgtatagaaaagaaatgaaaagctTAGCATTGAACTTCAACTAAGTCAGATGAAATGTTATACATACCGTTAAAGAGATTCAGGGATTTTATATAAATCACTTAGATTGTTTTCTTTTATGaatgtacgtatgtacatatatatgtctatACTTTAGtgaataaatattagaaaataaagtagtCTGCGATATTACCGATCGATGATAACGGTAATTTTGTACATTGCATTTTTTGTTGTTAAGAGATGGCATCGTTATACATACGTGAACGTAAAATAGAACGATTTAAAAGTTTAAACTTAAATCGAGCTTTATATGCAGTAATATAAACGCAAAAGAGCtttgtattaatatttcgattaaatttcgtTACATAAGTAATTTTAAAGCATTACTCGGACTGTACGCAACATTTATCAAGGTAAAAGGCAAGCGAAGATTATCACATCTGCTAAAACGATCGTGCATAAATCAGCCAATCGGTGACCGAAATATAAAGTGCGAGAAAATGTGTCAAGTAGATAACGAGTTATCGTTTATTAGTAACGTAATAATCCTTGACGAGTATTACACGCGTAAATTGAGAAAACATCATTAAATTCTAAAACGGCTTTGCAATCACAGAGTCCTAGTCACACAAGAGTCGAAAAGGAATTGAGCGTAGGCGTGAGCCCGATGCCTTTATAGGAATACGAGGATCAACGTGGAAACTTAATTATTCCAACTATCAGCGGTGTATGTGTGTGGTACCGTCGAGTGTTTCATCTATTAGAAAATAACGTTGACCTCATCTCTTCCGCTGGAACTCGAAAAATTTCTCGGCCTGTTTAAGGTACGACGTCGGTCTCGTAATCAATCCAACGCATGATCAACGATCACCGATCTGGACGTGAGGTTGAGCCAATTAATATTATCCATCTATCGtaggtattagtatataaaaaaaaaaggagttaagaaaaagattaaaaatgaGAGAACTAGGGTAACTCGTGTCATTTAAATCCGAGTAGGTGTAACCTTACAAAACTGACAGTACTTAATCCTCGCTGAATCATTAGAAACGTATTATGAACCCGTGGCATTAAGTCGATTAGCATAAATTTTCATCGAGAACGCGAGCAAATTTGCCATGTAAATAACCGATCGCATTCTTCATTAAACGAGAACGCCGTATACGGCGATAGAAAGCCAGTATATTTTTACGGTCCACCGGCTCGAATTAGTAAGATCCTCCCGTCTGTTTCCTTATGGCATCAAGCGAATTAGCGCCCGATTAGTGAGCGCCTCTTGGGAGCCGAAAAAATTCTCACGGTCTTCGAGTGTATCGAGAGGAGTCGGTGTGagaaagtaaagaaagaaacgttcaaggTACGCTACAGGATACGTAGACGATTCTTAcacatttttaaaaaagaacagagaaaaagaaacttgTTAACGAAAGATTcacaaaaggaaaaagaaaaataaaaaagcaggACCTGCATCATCCGTGACTATTCACTGACACTGCGTTTCGTGACAACTACAACGTACTCCCCTTCTgacgtatttcaaattttaataccgAAGCATCTATACGACTGATTACCTATATCCTACAATTTAACCACGTTCTATTTTGCAAAAAATTAACCAACTTGACAAATAGGTAAGCGACTCGACTGATCCTTCGCGCGCAAGTTTCTTTTTACCAACGCGGTGTGCAACGTGGGACGTTCAGAGCCGCCAGGTCGTGTTCTTAGCTTCCTCAGGGCGTTCAAAAAATCCAAAAGTATTCGTGGCTACTTGTCAACGCCTCTACCACGATATCCAATGGCTGTCAAAGCCAGATATTTTAGAATTCGTTTCGAGAAAGGAGTCAAAGTTTAAGCAAAATTGTGCGAGGAAACACGCGACCGAGAAATCGCCAAGGGCCATTAGACCGTTTGCTAACGTCTCGCATTGCGCGCCGAGGGTTAATAGCGTGCAGGCTTTTCGGAATCTCCTGCAACGCTGTCGTTTCCATTTCGTCGAAAGCTCGAACATTACGTTACGTAACATCGTACGGAGAATAGAAGGTATACGCGAACAGACTCACGTGTTCACGCATAGAAACACAAGGAATATATCTAGCGTCGATGTTACGCAACCGTATAATCCTAGATTACGGCAATTACATTTTTGCCCGCAGTGCACTTCCATCCGAATCATATATGGAGGCGCTATCCTATCGGATAGCCATCGGGCGCGAGCGATCTGGCATGCGCGGCCGTTCTCGTGAATGGGCACGGCTCGTGGTCCAAGCGGCGGCCGTATGAATgaaatagtaaatataattGACAGAAGGGCAGGCGTGGGCAGGCCAGTCAGAACAGGCAAGCAGAAACAGGCGGAACGAGGTGCAAGACGGGAACGGCGCGGCGTTTTATACGCGGCAGGCGTAGGATCGAGGTCATCACCTTTCTATCATCCGAAGAGcctagatagcattttttttttttttttacctctcTTCCGTTTTTTTTTCCGTATCTCGCGCGTTTCGACATGTTTTCAGATACATCATTGATATTCTTCGTCGGTTGGATGTTTCCATCAACCCCTCGTCACGGAAGAGCTTTTCATGTAGCGgtatgattttttaattccGTTCGTTGTATAGGAAAACAAGTAGGGGAAGAGGTGGAGAACGTCGAAGTTGAACTTAAGCGAATTATGAGAGCAGAAAGgaattttgatatatatatatatatatatgtaataggGAGAGGGAGGAACATTTTCATTCGGTTCTTTATTAAGATCATTTTGagaaattgatttatttgaCTCGTAGCGATGCTCGAAGCGCAACGTGATAATTGAAGATGATGAAAGCCATCAGAAATAACAGAAAGTTATTCGAGGAGCAATATAAGTGCGGAAGGGAACAGAGTGGAAGGTAACAAACTCGTAATACGCTGTAAGAATTGTTAGGTATCGAAATGAATCGGAATGATAAGAATATACCAAGTATGCGTAACCAGGCTGCGAATTTTGACTGCATTTGTGCGAGacttaaagatgcaaaaatgcatagaacGCGTAGAGCGCGCGTGACTCGATTGCGCGTATAAAGATACGCGTAAACTTGCTTAAAAATTTGCAGTCCTCGCGTAATATACGATTGCcgctgaaaagaaaaaaaaaagagaaacctGCTCGTCTTTGGACGATTCTATTTGCCAgggaattaaaaaaatatcagatAATCGTTAAAACGTACGAAGGAATAACTTAACATGTTACTTCATACAACAAAGGAGATAGTTTACGTATAACGTGTGTATAAACGCGTTAAATGTATTAATCTACACGAGTGTTAAAAGTGCATATAAAAGATACTTTACGATCTACACGGAATACCGAAGTTTTCTTAAAAGTATTACGTTTCCCGAGACTTTCAAGCGAGAGTGTACATGCAAATTTCATTACCAACGCGAAAACAATTTTTACGAAACAGAGCCAGCGAAGAGAGTACTTTGGCCTCGAGCGTGTTATACCATAAACTCGTCATAAAAGTTTCATTGGTCCATCaccgttatatcgttaatgcGGCAACATTAGAGCGTGGAATTAATTAATCGCCGTTGCGGAAACGGAAGAGTCGAGATCTTCGTCTCTATGAAAGTGGAGGATCGGTAAGTAGGAATCCCTGTAGGGTCTCTTGGTACGTGAAAACGTTACGTGACGATGAGGACAGAGATCCGCCCTCGGCCGCGAGTAAGTACTGGCTGTTGTGGAGAACGTTGAAGGAGAGCTGCGCCAGTTCTTGGCCGGTCGGTCTGCCTTTTCTCTCTCCTCCCTTCTGCCCCGGGTGCCCCTTCCCCGTGTAGTCGTCGAGTGACGACCAAAGACGGTAGGAAGGTACGGTTTCCGGTCGCCCACGCGACAACCTAGCCGGAGCTCTCTCGCGTCAGCCAGCTCCGTTGTGAAAATCCTCTCGATTCAGGTGTCCGGATAGCGCTCACGGAGTGGTAAACCTGGCGCAACACCCTGCATCGTGGTGGGGACGCGATTCAGGCAAAATGGAGAACAATTTGTAGATTTCTATTCTGTTCGAATGCCGTTCCCTTAGGCCCCCTCGCGGTTCCACCGATGCTTGTATTTTATGGAGATACATCGGCCAATAACTTTGCATCAGTTGGAGTGAAATTCCTCGATTATTTCAGACGCCGTTGCGGACATGGAATTTCAGAGTAGTCTTTGGTTTAACTGTAGCTCGAAGTACACTGCCAGTTTTTCTATCTATTTAGTTGGGAAATTTGAAAGCGCAAAAGTGTACAGAACGCGCGCGATATAAAGGATAAAATATTCCAAGTAGGACATTTGTCGTGGTatttaacgaacgaaagaggtcGCTATTTCGATGCCAGGTTTTTTCAGTTACCTTCGTGACAATATGAATTTGCAGCTGACCCGTCATTTCTACAGTTTGTACAATTTACTCGAAGATCTTCGTTTATCTGATTATCGAGCTTGGTGTGTTGTTACGCAAGAGAATTTGTTAGCGTCGATAACTTGTAACTTGCCTCTTGCAAAATTTCACCGCATGTAGTATCAGTTCAATTTCTTCTAATCGGGAACTTTTATAATCGTAGGATATGAAGTTGGTGAAACATTGCCAAGCTTCCATTCAGATTGATTTTAAATCTTGCAGATACGAGTAAGGTGTAGTTAATTTTCCAGAGCAACGGCGAACATGCGAGAGGAAATGCGAAAGAATCGTTATTGATAGGCGTATCTCTCGTTTCAATTTCATAGGAAAGATTTTCTTACGTCATTAAAAGTCGTGTTCCCGGTCGGAACGAAAGCGAGATCGAAGCATAAAAGATTGGAGGATCGCAGCAGGGTCTTTTCCTTTTCCAACGACATTTTCCTTTTGCTCGCTCCTTTGCTTGAATGGTAATTAGCTTTCCTTTCAACCGGTCGCTTTCCAATTCGATTACTCAACGACTAATTATTACGTTTCAGCGTTAGCCAAGTGGCCGAAgcacgagagaaaaaaaaagaagatagagAGAGTAGGTAGACTAAGGGTTGATTCGAGTCATTGTGATCGAACGTGTGGCCGTTGTTGCGCGACTGGGCGCAGGATTAATGATACGTTTCATACTCATTTTCGTTCATTGTCGATACTAATCGATTACGGGCCGCGCACGAGTTCCAGCGCCATTAGTTAAGATCGGAATAAATTTCGGGTGAAAGTGGTCTAGGGCCTAAGGGACGATCGATCCTCCTGGTGATAAATTTACCTGTCAATTAAGTTTCATTTCAGCTTTTGGTTGGTCCGAAAAAATAGTTCGACACACCGTGTTCGTGTCCAACGGATCGTAATTAAAACCGTACGCGCCCTGGTTCATTCGTAAGAAAAATCGATTGACGCAACGACACTCGGTCACACACGCCGTAGGATAATATGTGTCCGGTTCGATCATCGAACATTCTCCTCGACTTTTGAAGAAATCCATCGTTTACGTAATTCCTGGCTCGCGTAAAGCACCGTCCAAGAAACCGGAGACATTGTCGCTTAATTAACAGACTTCGTCGTGTCCATGGGATCCGGAGACCCAGCCGAAGCTAGAGGAACGTACGTGGAGGTACTACTGTTGGTATCGATCGAGTCGCtcgtgattaaaaatattttctctgaaATATTCGCGATGCCCGAGATACGTTACTGTTCGTGAGACACTTAATACACTTAGGATCGGTTTAAGTAAACGAAGATTACGATCACAAGATGAAGTTGAAACAGCCAATGTCAAAAATACATGTATCGTTCAtttcgaaattaaatattaattaaaaatatcgtagaaCATCGTTTAGTAACAAAATTTCAACGAatagaaaatatgtatgtattccCATAAGTATACGGAGTAATTTgtggaataaaagaaaaatgtatgcgTGATAAGTATTCGTAGAGTTACGGTTCACTGgggaaaattaataagaattagaCCTAGTATTTAGTAGAGGAAATCATTGGGTTGTTTAACTATTATAATGCTTCGTGGTGTCTCTTTTTGATTCTATTATGGTTTGAAATATTCGTGACATTGAATTTATCAAATCGATGAATACTCGACTTGGAATgtcttttcattcttttaataGAATTCTCCTTAAATCATTCTGTCCCATATATTTCCAATAATGTTTATATCTGAAGATTGTGGAGGTGTGTTCAAGTGTTTCCGAACATTACACAAGACCCACGCTCGCGTATTAGTAATATTATGCTTCCGATCGTTATCTTACATCAGAATGAAATTGTCTCTCAAACCCATCTTTTCCTGCACTCTGATACAGAGTTTAGTTTCTaagatatctatatatattttatcctgCTAAGCTACGACTGTACGAGTACTTGTTACGCATATACTTTTCCCATCTGTTAAAtgtttattaacattttcacAGGCGGAACAGGTGGTGCATTCTTGCTTTTCTTTTTGACTATTCCGCAGTCTTGTATGAATGTGTACATATGTTTTATTTGTCAAAATTTTGTCAAAGTTAAGTATTGTAGGAATACTTTCTACTCTGACTGTACGTCGTAGGAGAAACTAAATTACGCTATGTTTGGAAGATTTTATTACAGAACTATTTTATTAAAGGTCACGTATAAAATTAGCAAACTATGATTACAGAAAAAAATGCAAGTATACTTTTGTCGATTTTACGACTTTAATGTCATTTTAATGTCACTGATTAAAGAGCAATATGAGGAATATATAAATGGAAAATGTGATTTATGGTTTCGTAGTCTCATAGTTTCCGATCGAAAGGTTCGTGTTTACCAGAAAAGCACAGACATTACTTTGGCATCTTTAATTTCTACTCCATACATTTCAATATCTCGTAACAAAATCATACCGATCAATAACAACATCGTAGCACGCAATTGCTACCAGTAGCTACACACATTTATACTTGCATCGCAGAAGAACCGTATTTAAGAAAATCTGCTCACTTTTCtcgcgataaaaattatttttctgaaCCTAGTCCACCtaattttcattcgacgatAAATCAAGATATAGATCATTTCTTACAATGGTATTTGCTACGAGTTCATCGAACGTATCGTGACTTATGGATGTTAGCGCGGTTAATCGACTGGACGGTATTGTAccgtgataaaaatatttccgtAGAATTGTACGCGGTTTTTGAGGACTTGTTGTTGGATCGGAGGGACGCGGCAACACACGTCGTTCCCtcctcctttctcttttcctcgcgttctattttcctctctctctctttctcgcggtACTCCATCTCCGTTCTCTTTGGATGCTGTGTTCTTCTCTGAAAGTCCCTTCGAAGAGGTAGGGCACGCGAATGTGGGAGGGAGAGTTTCCGGTCGCCCACGCGCCTCCGCAACAACCACTTCGCCGAGGTATCAGGGACAAAACACGGGCCGGCGGATGTCTCTTCTCTTCAGCGCAAATGAAGAAGTCGCCTCGCATTCGGCAAATATAATGAAAGCCCCCCTTTTCCTTCGGCATGCATCGCGGAAGCGATCCTCTGTTAGCGTTCCGCTTCTTGCGCTCCCTGTTTCTGCCTTCCGCTCTTTTTTAATTCGCGGCCCTCGATGTCGCGCTTTTAAACGCGCTATATCAACGTGTTTGCCATTCCTCGGCTTTCAATTAGCACGTTGCGCTCTGTTTCGATGTTTCACGAACATTCCGGTCCACCTCTTCCATTTAATCATCGTGAAGCTTTACAGCGTAAAACGATGAAACATTTCTCGATTAAGTCATAGATACGAAACGTCCTGAGATTTTCAAGCTTCGCGAAAGTTGATTGATGCTGGAATATTAATCTTTCGAGGTTTGACAGCGAGTCGCATAAAGTTTAAGACTTTACGGCGATCGCTTTCtacttaatagaataaattCGAAGACTGTTTATAATTCGTgtgtatatagaaatttataatatcgtGACTAATAACTACattgtga contains:
- the LOC100651420 gene encoding nuclear receptor-binding factor 2 isoform X2, producing the protein MLILFGTAHERQRRAEALLQEGRFEEAAKCHETVASLLAEAHAQLESRFVHLKTSNLSSQTQPIVISSFHSFITLESLALQCDYHKRQAAVVRMKQAQYEEYKTTLENQQREILSKQAAKQAEKDTSEFANDKFDGSIRQAIYRTIDEQDSLLSLILIPSSEDKAFKYPKDTNTVIEELKTVNCQLRCLVGSLLSQLEAKEEEVRQLTEQLHAVSANLNDEARLDNAHSLRLAPLPPLTPLEMPLFDFTST
- the LOC100651420 gene encoding nuclear receptor-binding factor 2 isoform X1, whose product is METSILNAAHERQRRAEALLQEGRFEEAAKCHETVASLLAEAHAQLESRFVHLKTSNLSSQTQPIVISSFHSFITLESLALQCDYHKRQAAVVRMKQAQYEEYKTTLENQQREILSKQAAKQAEKDTSEFANDKFDGSIRQAIYRTIDEQDSLLSLILIPSSEDKAFKYPKDTNTVIEELKTVNCQLRCLVGSLLSQLEAKEEEVRQLTEQLHAVSANLNDEARLDNAHSLRLAPLPPLTPLEMPLFDFTST